The sequence TCCACGCTCGTCTATCTCGGGCTCGCCGTGCTCGGCATCGGCGGGTTCGCCGCCTTCTTCTCGCATCCGCCGCTGACCGTCGTCGTCGTCGCGACGTTCGCGATGGCCGTCGCCGCGATGTTCACCGAAGGCAACCTGAGCGCCGGCGAGCGCGAGCACCGCGACAACCGCTGGGTGCTCGCGGCATTCGCGGTGAGCGGGTTCCTGCTCGCGTATCTGCCCGCGCTGACCGACCGGCTCGATTTCTGGACCTTCGGCGGCGATGCGGTGCGATGGATCGGCGTCGTGCTGTACATCGCGGGCGGTGCGCTGCGCATCTGGCCCGTGTTCGTGCTCGGCAAGCGCTTCAGCGGGCTCGTCGCGATCCAGCCGGGCCATACGCTCGTGACCGACGGCATCTACCGCCGCATCCGCAATCCGAGCTATCTCGGCCTGCTCGTCAATTCGGTTGGCTGGGCGCTTGCGTTCCGCTCGGGCGTCGGCGTGCTGCTGGTCGTGCTGATGATGGTGCCGCTCGTCGCGCGCATCCGCTCGGAGGAGGCGCTGCTGCGTTCGCAATTCGGCGCGGAATACGACGCGTATTGCGCGCGGACCTGGCGGCTGCTGCCCGGCGTGTACTGACCCTTCCAAGATAGCGCCCGACCGTCGTTTCGGGCCCCGCTCACGACGCGTGCCCGATGTGTTGCCACGTGTGTCGCAAATGTGCGACGCCGCGCGTGGCCGCCTTCCCGCCCCACAGGGACGGACCCTAGCCAGAGTCAATGCCGGCGCGGGTTTCCGGGAATCCCGGGGCAGGCGTTCGACGTCCGTTATTCGCAAACAACTTGTTACCAGAATGTCCACAGCAAGGATGCGGGACCGGTGCTATTCTTCGCCGCAAGCTCGTTGAAATGAATTGGTCCGGGGTTCGGCACAATGCCTGAACCGGCGTCGATCGATTCAGATCGTCGTACCGGGCGGACCTTCGATAACCAGATTTCGAACAAGGAAGAATACGGGAATGTGGAAGAAAATTGCCCCCACTCTCGTCGTCGCCGTGCTGACCGGCGCGACTGCGCTGCCGGCACTGGCAGGTGACTTGAACAATGCACTTGGCGGCGCGCTCGGCGGGGTCGCCGGCGCAGCGGTCGGCGGTGCGGTCGGTGGTAGCACGGGCTCCGTCATCGGCGGCGCGATCGGCGGCGGCGCCGGTGGCGCTGTGACGTCGAACCGTCGCGAGCGCACCGGCGCGATCATCGGCGGCGCACTCGGCGGCGGCGCAGGTACCGCGGCAGGCAACGCGATGGGCGGCCGCACGGGCGGCCTGCTGGGCGCGGCTGTCGGCGGCGGCGCCGGCGCGGCGCTCGGCGGCAACATGTCGCGCAGCTCGTACGAGCGCGATCACGGCGATCGCGGCTATCGTCACCGCAAGCATCGCCACCACCGCGACTGGGACTGATCGCCGCTGGCGCGGCACGGTGCGCGATCCGCGCACCGGCGCGCCGACGGCGTCGGCACCCGACGCGAGATTCGGCCCGGCGGCCTGCCGGGCCGCCATCGCCGGCCAGACCGGCGATCCTTTCCGGCTTCCTCAGCCGCTGCCATGCGCCCGATCGACGGGCCGGCAATCGTCCTCCCGCCTGACTTCCCCCCTTCTCGACCACACCGCCTGTCGCGTCTGAACGCGCCCGGGCAGGATCGGCGAACGCCACTACGCAGATTCCCTTCGACGCGTCGGCCCGTTCCGGCCTGACGACGGTTCACGACAGGGACGCAGCGATCCGCCGCCGCGCACACATCGACCGTCTCCCATCTGCGTAACCTGA comes from Burkholderia pyrrocinia and encodes:
- a CDS encoding methyltransferase family protein; its protein translation is MAVTRKVAVLSGVSTLVYLGLAVLGIGGFAAFFSHPPLTVVVVATFAMAVAAMFTEGNLSAGEREHRDNRWVLAAFAVSGFLLAYLPALTDRLDFWTFGGDAVRWIGVVLYIAGGALRIWPVFVLGKRFSGLVAIQPGHTLVTDGIYRRIRNPSYLGLLVNSVGWALAFRSGVGVLLVVLMMVPLVARIRSEEALLRSQFGAEYDAYCARTWRLLPGVY